Proteins encoded by one window of Cheilinus undulatus linkage group 13, ASM1832078v1, whole genome shotgun sequence:
- the LOC121520203 gene encoding somatostatin-1-like, which yields MARALCILALLCLAACAVVTAEPEQGLKDLQLQQLSWLEKLQDKQESKKQNLFNFLYKLSTFLQDGTDAEKQEKRRGLSEGMSAQTRRPGCKFFFWKSLTAC from the exons ATGGCCCGTGCCTTGTgcattttggcacttttgtgTCTTGCAGCATGTGCTGTGGTGACTGCAGAGCCGGAGCAGGGATTAAAAGACCTCCAACTACAGCAGCTATCATGGCTGGAGAAATTGCAGGACAAACAG GAATCAAAGAAGCAGAACTTGTTCAACTTTCTATACAAACTCTCTACATTCCTCCAAGATGGCacagatgcagaaaaacaagagaagagACGTGGACTGAGTGAAGGGATGTCAGCTCAGACTAGACGGCCCGGCTGCAAATTCTTCTTCTGGAAAAGCTTGACTGCCTGCTGA